A window from Bosea sp. ANAM02 encodes these proteins:
- the parE gene encoding DNA topoisomerase IV subunit B produces the protein MADNGDLFGGEPGRPDAASPRPETRPPAATPKAAPAAPAAPARNGTLSEAGYDASAIEVLEGLEPVRRRPGMYIGGTDERALHHLFAEVIDNAMDEAVAGHATFIDVELFEDGSLAVTDNGRGIPVDPHPKFPGKSALEVIMTTLHAGGKFDSKAYETSGGLHGVGVSVVNALSDRLEVEVARGRTLYRQVFSRGLPQGPLETVGAVANRRGTRVRFHPDAQIFGEGAHFSPARLFRMARSKAYLFGGVEIRWTCAPALLKPEGDVAAEAVFRFPGGLRDYLGREIEGKDLVAEPIFSGKITREGSHGSLEWAVAWLATGEDGFSSSYCNTIPTPEGGTHEQGLRIALLRGLRDHAERIGQSKRMAQVTSDDVMATCAAMLSVFIREPEFQGQTKDKLATQEAHRIVESAVRDAFDHWLAAAPQQALRLLDWSVDRAEERLRRRLEKEVSRKTATRKLRLPGKLADCSSAGAAGSELFIVEGDSAGGSAKQARNRANQAILPLRGKILNVANATREKLNQNQQLADLILALGCGIGTQFREDDLRYEKVIVMTDADVDGAHIASLLVTFFWRQMPRLIEKGHLYLAVPPLYRLQHGGKSIYARNDAHKDELIETVFKGKKPEISRFKGLGEMMPAQLKETTMDPSKRILLKVMVDHEAKEETSDTVERLMGNKPEARFVFIQERAAFAGELIDL, from the coding sequence ATGGCGGATAACGGCGATCTTTTCGGCGGAGAACCGGGGCGGCCGGACGCGGCGAGCCCACGGCCGGAAACGCGCCCGCCCGCCGCAACTCCGAAGGCGGCGCCGGCGGCACCGGCCGCGCCCGCCCGCAACGGCACACTGTCCGAGGCCGGCTACGACGCCTCGGCGATCGAGGTTCTGGAAGGGCTCGAACCGGTGCGCCGCCGGCCGGGCATGTATATCGGCGGCACCGACGAGCGCGCCCTGCACCATCTCTTCGCCGAGGTGATCGACAACGCCATGGACGAGGCGGTGGCGGGCCACGCTACCTTCATCGATGTCGAACTGTTCGAGGACGGCTCGCTCGCGGTGACCGACAATGGCCGTGGCATCCCGGTCGACCCGCACCCGAAATTTCCCGGGAAGTCGGCGCTCGAAGTCATCATGACGACGCTGCATGCCGGCGGAAAGTTCGATTCCAAGGCCTATGAGACTTCGGGCGGCCTGCATGGCGTCGGCGTTTCCGTCGTCAACGCGTTGTCGGACCGGCTCGAAGTCGAGGTCGCGCGCGGCAGGACGCTCTATCGCCAGGTCTTTTCGCGCGGCCTGCCGCAGGGCCCACTGGAGACGGTCGGCGCCGTCGCCAACCGGCGCGGCACCCGCGTGCGCTTCCATCCGGATGCTCAGATCTTCGGCGAGGGCGCGCATTTCTCGCCGGCCCGCCTGTTCCGCATGGCGCGCTCCAAGGCCTATCTCTTCGGCGGCGTCGAGATCCGCTGGACTTGCGCGCCGGCCCTGCTGAAGCCCGAGGGCGATGTCGCGGCGGAAGCCGTGTTCCGCTTCCCGGGGGGCTTGCGCGACTATCTCGGCCGCGAGATCGAGGGCAAGGACCTTGTCGCCGAACCGATCTTCTCCGGCAAGATCACCAGGGAAGGCAGCCACGGCTCGCTCGAATGGGCGGTGGCCTGGCTAGCGACAGGCGAGGACGGCTTCTCCTCCTCCTATTGCAACACGATCCCGACGCCCGAGGGCGGCACCCATGAGCAGGGGCTACGCATCGCCCTGCTGCGCGGCTTGCGCGACCACGCGGAGCGCATCGGCCAGTCCAAGCGCATGGCGCAGGTCACGTCCGACGACGTGATGGCGACCTGCGCCGCCATGCTCTCGGTCTTCATCCGCGAGCCGGAATTCCAGGGCCAGACCAAGGACAAGCTCGCAACTCAGGAAGCCCATCGCATCGTAGAGAGCGCCGTGCGCGATGCCTTCGACCATTGGCTGGCGGCGGCGCCGCAGCAGGCCTTGCGGCTGCTCGACTGGTCGGTCGACCGGGCCGAGGAGCGCCTGCGCCGACGCCTCGAAAAGGAGGTCTCGCGCAAGACCGCGACGCGCAAGCTGCGGCTGCCCGGCAAGCTCGCCGACTGCTCGAGCGCGGGCGCGGCCGGCTCCGAACTCTTCATCGTCGAGGGCGACTCGGCCGGCGGCTCGGCCAAGCAGGCGCGCAACCGCGCCAACCAGGCGATCCTGCCGCTGCGCGGCAAGATCCTCAACGTCGCCAATGCGACGCGCGAGAAGCTGAACCAGAACCAGCAGCTCGCCGATCTCATCCTGGCTCTTGGCTGCGGCATCGGCACCCAGTTCCGCGAGGACGACCTGCGTTACGAGAAGGTCATCGTGATGACCGACGCCGATGTCGATGGCGCCCACATCGCTTCGCTGCTCGTCACCTTCTTCTGGCGCCAGATGCCGCGCCTCATCGAGAAGGGTCATCTCTACCTCGCCGTGCCGCCGCTCTACCGGCTCCAGCACGGCGGCAAGAGCATCTATGCCCGCAACGACGCCCATAAGGACGAGCTGATCGAGACCGTCTTCAAGGGCAAGAAGCCGGAAATCTCGCGCTTCAAGGGCCTCGGCGAAATGATGCCGGCGCAGCTCAAGGAAACCACCATGGACCCGAGCAAGCGCATCCTGCTCAAGGTCATGGTCGATCACGAGGCCAAGGAGGAAACCTCCGACACGGTCGAGCGGCTGATGGGCAACAAGCCGGAGGCGCGCTTCGTCTTCATCCAGGAGAGGGCCGCCTTCGCCGGCGAACTGATCGACCTGTGA
- a CDS encoding P-II family nitrogen regulator: MKKIEAIIKPFKLDEVKEALQEVGLQGITVLEAKGFGRQKGHTELYRGAEYVVDFLPKVKIEIVLADDMLDRAIEAIMKAAQTGRIGDGKIFVSSIEGVIRIRTGETGADAI, from the coding sequence ATGAAGAAGATCGAAGCGATCATCAAGCCCTTCAAGCTGGACGAGGTGAAGGAGGCGCTCCAGGAGGTCGGGCTGCAGGGCATCACGGTCCTGGAAGCCAAGGGCTTCGGTCGCCAGAAGGGCCATACCGAGCTTTATCGCGGCGCCGAGTATGTCGTCGACTTCCTGCCGAAGGTGAAGATCGAGATCGTGCTCGCCGACGATATGCTGGATCGCGCCATCGAGGCGATCATGAAGGCTGCCCAGACCGGCCGGATCGGAGATGGCAAGATTTTTGTATCGAGCATCGAGGGGGTGATCCGCATCCGCACCGGCGAGACCGGCGCGGACGCGATCTGA
- a CDS encoding LysR family transcriptional regulator, whose amino-acid sequence MGEPASPPSRRDGELASPAGRASWDDIRIFNAVAVGGSMAMAAEQLGLSEATVARRLKGFETELGLQLFTREANRLVPTAIGMELSAEAGLVESAARRFAIRADAARPRADAPVRITATTSISLLLTMNATAISQAAGGVEIVIISTRNRLDLARGEADIALRMTRVPGEPGHYAQKVGRLMQALYVRRDIDPATAPIISVNRETSSRIDDHIMAYAAGRPIAARVGDSAARYESIRSAGALSMAPCFMGDADPGLRRLQPPPEQTGDDIFLVSHEISRRRPGVVAVLTALRRLFKERQALLAGRSVETSGNP is encoded by the coding sequence ATGGGCGAGCCTGCTTCCCCTCCATCTCGACGCGACGGTGAGCTGGCATCGCCGGCCGGACGGGCGTCCTGGGACGATATCCGGATCTTCAACGCCGTCGCCGTCGGCGGGTCGATGGCCATGGCGGCGGAACAGCTCGGCCTGAGCGAAGCCACCGTCGCGCGCCGGCTCAAGGGCTTCGAGACCGAACTCGGGCTGCAGCTCTTCACCCGCGAGGCCAACCGGCTCGTGCCGACCGCGATCGGCATGGAGCTTTCGGCCGAGGCCGGCCTCGTCGAGTCTGCCGCCAGGCGCTTTGCCATCCGTGCCGATGCCGCTCGCCCGCGTGCCGACGCGCCGGTCCGCATCACCGCCACGACCTCGATCAGCCTGTTGCTGACGATGAACGCGACGGCGATTTCGCAGGCGGCGGGCGGGGTCGAGATCGTCATCATCAGCACGCGCAACCGGCTCGACTTGGCGCGCGGCGAGGCCGATATCGCGCTGCGGATGACCCGGGTCCCCGGCGAGCCCGGCCATTACGCCCAGAAGGTCGGGCGCCTGATGCAAGCGCTCTATGTCCGCCGCGACATCGATCCGGCGACCGCGCCGATCATCTCGGTCAACCGCGAGACCTCGTCGCGGATCGACGACCACATCATGGCCTATGCGGCGGGGCGGCCGATCGCAGCCCGCGTCGGCGATTCCGCCGCCCGCTACGAAAGCATCCGCTCGGCCGGTGCGCTCTCGATGGCGCCGTGCTTCATGGGCGATGCCGATCCGGGCCTGCGCCGCCTGCAACCGCCGCCCGAGCAGACCGGCGACGACATCTTTCTCGTCTCGCACGAGATCTCGCGCCGCAGGCCCGGCGTCGTCGCCGTGCTCACCGCCCTGCGCAGGCTGTTCAAGGAACGGCAGGCGCTCCTGGCGGGCCGGAGCGTCGAGACAAGCGGTAATCCTTAA
- the phaC gene encoding class I poly(R)-hydroxyalkanoic acid synthase, producing MSGKSDRAKDTTGPAEAAVPDFDQFAQNMGRLVEEYGKVTAAYLKPLERGEAKTGQADEASDMVKTLGRVAERWVNDPSRIIEAQASLTGDFMNLWSTALKRAGGEAVAPVAEPDKRDGRFKDPDWTNHPTFDFIKQAYLIGSRWAETMVDKADDLDPHTREKARFYIKQIAGALSPTNFVATNPELLRETLQQNGENLVRGMKMYAEDVEAGGGELKIRQSDAGSFEVGVNIATTPGKVVFRNEIIELIQYAPATPQVLKRPLLIVPPWINKFYILDLNPEKSFIRWCVAQGLTVFCISWVNPDARHAAKDFESYMREGIFAALDAVEQATGEKKVSAIGYCVGGTLLGVTLAYMAATRDKRIESATFFTTQVDFAQAGELSVFVDEEQIRAIEEQMARTGYLDGARMAGAFNMLRPNDLIWSYAVNNYLKGKAPTPFDLLYWNSDSTRMPAANHSFYLRNCYLDNKLSKGEMRIGGKTLDLRQITIPIYNLAAREDHIAPAQSVFNGSQCFGGPVEHVVAGSGHIAGVVNPPAKVKYQYWTGGPAKGRYADWLAKADEHPGSWWPHWFGWLEAQAPKKVPAREPGGGKLEPLADAPGTYVKIKA from the coding sequence ATGAGCGGAAAGAGCGACAGGGCGAAGGATACCACCGGCCCGGCCGAGGCCGCCGTTCCCGACTTCGACCAGTTCGCGCAGAATATGGGCCGCCTCGTCGAGGAATACGGCAAGGTCACCGCCGCCTACCTGAAACCGCTCGAACGCGGCGAGGCCAAGACGGGCCAAGCCGACGAAGCCAGCGACATGGTCAAGACGCTGGGACGCGTGGCCGAACGCTGGGTCAACGATCCCTCCAGGATCATCGAGGCGCAGGCGTCCCTGACCGGGGACTTCATGAACCTCTGGAGCACGGCGCTGAAACGGGCCGGCGGCGAGGCGGTCGCTCCCGTCGCCGAGCCGGACAAGCGCGACGGCCGCTTCAAGGATCCGGACTGGACCAATCACCCGACCTTCGACTTCATCAAGCAGGCCTATCTGATCGGCTCGCGCTGGGCCGAGACGATGGTCGACAAGGCGGACGACCTCGATCCCCATACGCGCGAGAAGGCCCGCTTCTACATCAAGCAGATCGCGGGCGCCCTCTCGCCCACCAATTTCGTCGCGACCAATCCCGAACTGCTGCGCGAGACGCTGCAGCAGAACGGCGAGAATCTCGTGCGCGGCATGAAGATGTATGCCGAGGATGTCGAGGCCGGCGGCGGCGAGCTGAAGATCCGCCAGTCCGACGCCGGTTCCTTCGAGGTCGGCGTCAATATCGCGACGACGCCCGGCAAGGTCGTCTTCCGCAACGAGATCATCGAACTGATTCAGTACGCGCCGGCGACGCCGCAGGTGCTGAAGCGGCCGCTGCTGATCGTGCCGCCCTGGATCAACAAGTTCTACATCCTCGATCTCAACCCGGAGAAGAGCTTCATCCGCTGGTGCGTCGCGCAGGGGCTGACGGTCTTCTGCATCTCCTGGGTCAATCCGGACGCGCGCCACGCCGCGAAGGATTTCGAGAGCTACATGCGCGAGGGCATCTTCGCCGCGCTCGACGCGGTCGAGCAGGCGACCGGCGAGAAGAAGGTTTCGGCGATCGGCTATTGCGTCGGCGGCACGCTGCTCGGCGTGACGCTGGCCTATATGGCGGCCACGCGCGACAAGCGTATCGAGAGCGCGACCTTCTTCACCACGCAGGTCGATTTCGCGCAGGCCGGCGAGCTCTCGGTTTTCGTCGACGAAGAGCAGATCCGCGCAATCGAGGAGCAGATGGCCCGCACCGGCTATCTCGACGGCGCGCGGATGGCGGGCGCCTTCAACATGCTGCGCCCGAACGACCTGATCTGGTCCTACGCGGTCAACAACTATCTGAAGGGCAAGGCGCCGACGCCGTTCGACCTGCTCTACTGGAACTCGGATTCGACGCGGATGCCGGCGGCGAACCACTCGTTCTACCTGCGCAACTGCTATCTCGACAACAAGCTCTCCAAGGGCGAGATGCGGATCGGCGGCAAGACGCTCGACCTCAGGCAGATCACGATCCCGATCTACAATCTCGCGGCGCGCGAGGACCATATCGCACCGGCGCAATCGGTCTTCAACGGCTCGCAATGCTTCGGCGGCCCGGTCGAGCATGTCGTCGCCGGCTCCGGCCATATCGCCGGCGTCGTCAACCCGCCGGCCAAGGTGAAGTACCAGTACTGGACCGGCGGCCCGGCCAAGGGCCGCTATGCCGACTGGCTGGCCAAGGCCGACGAGCATCCGGGCTCGTGGTGGCCGCACTGGTTCGGCTGGCTGGAGGCGCAGGCGCCGAAGAAGGTTCCGGCCCGCGAACCGGGCGGCGGCAAGCTCGAGCCGCTCGCCGACGCGCCCGGCACCTATGTGAAGATCAAGGCCTGA
- the glnA gene encoding type I glutamate--ammonia ligase, with protein MKSAKDVLKAIKDNDVKYVDFRFTDPRGKWQHVTFDVGMIDEDIFAEGTMFDGSSIAGWKAINESDMLLMPDPTTATMDPFFSAPTMVISCDVLEPGTGEPYGRDPRGIAKKAEAYLKSTGIGDTVYVGPEAEFFVFDDVKIAADPYHTGFKLDNVELPTNGYADYEGGNLGHRIATKGGYFPVPPQDSAQDMRGEMLAAMQSMGVHVEKHHHEVASAQHELGMKFDTLVHTADMMQVYKYAIHNVAQSYGKTATFMPKPVYGDNGSGMHVHQSIWKGGKPVFAGNKYADLSQECLWYIGGIIKHAKSLNAFTNPSTNSYKRLVPGYEAPVLLAYSARNRSASCRIPWTTSPKAKRVEVRFPDPMANPYLAFAAMLMAGLDGIVNKIDPGPAMDKDLYDLPPRELKKIPTVCGSLREALEALKKDNAYLKAGGVFNDDFIESYIELKMQDVARFEMTPHPVEFAMYYSY; from the coding sequence ATGAAAAGCGCCAAGGATGTCCTCAAGGCGATCAAGGACAACGACGTCAAGTATGTCGACTTCCGCTTCACCGACCCGCGCGGCAAGTGGCAGCACGTGACCTTCGACGTCGGCATGATCGACGAGGACATCTTCGCCGAGGGCACGATGTTCGACGGCTCCTCGATCGCCGGCTGGAAGGCCATCAACGAGTCCGACATGCTGCTGATGCCGGATCCGACGACCGCCACGATGGACCCGTTCTTCTCGGCTCCGACCATGGTCATCAGCTGCGACGTGCTCGAGCCCGGCACCGGCGAACCCTATGGCCGCGATCCGCGCGGCATCGCCAAGAAGGCCGAGGCCTACCTGAAGTCGACCGGTATCGGCGATACCGTCTATGTCGGCCCCGAGGCCGAGTTCTTCGTCTTCGACGACGTCAAGATCGCCGCGGACCCGTACCACACCGGCTTCAAGCTCGATAACGTCGAGCTGCCGACCAACGGCTATGCCGATTACGAAGGCGGCAATCTCGGCCACCGCATCGCCACCAAGGGCGGCTACTTCCCCGTCCCGCCGCAGGATTCGGCGCAGGACATGCGCGGCGAGATGCTGGCCGCGATGCAGTCCATGGGCGTCCATGTCGAGAAGCACCATCACGAGGTCGCCTCGGCCCAGCACGAGCTCGGCATGAAGTTCGACACGCTCGTGCACACCGCCGACATGATGCAGGTCTACAAGTACGCGATCCACAACGTGGCCCAGAGCTACGGCAAGACCGCGACCTTCATGCCGAAGCCGGTCTATGGCGACAACGGCTCGGGCATGCATGTCCATCAGTCGATCTGGAAGGGCGGCAAGCCGGTCTTCGCCGGCAACAAATATGCCGACCTGTCGCAGGAGTGCCTCTGGTACATCGGCGGCATCATCAAGCACGCCAAGTCGCTGAACGCCTTCACCAACCCGTCGACCAACTCCTACAAGCGCCTCGTTCCGGGCTATGAGGCCCCGGTGCTGCTCGCCTATTCGGCGCGCAACCGCTCGGCCTCCTGCCGTATTCCGTGGACGACCTCGCCGAAGGCCAAGCGCGTCGAGGTCCGCTTCCCCGATCCGATGGCGAACCCCTATCTCGCCTTCGCCGCCATGCTTATGGCCGGCCTCGACGGCATCGTGAACAAGATCGATCCCGGCCCGGCGATGGACAAGGATCTCTATGACCTGCCGCCGCGCGAGCTGAAGAAGATCCCGACGGTCTGCGGCTCGCTGCGCGAGGCTCTGGAAGCGCTCAAGAAGGACAACGCCTATCTCAAGGCCGGCGGCGTCTTCAACGACGACTTCATCGAGAGCTATATCGAGCTCAAGATGCAGGACGTGGCGCGTTTCGAGATGACGCCGCACCCGGTCGAGTTCGCGATGTACTACTCGTACTGA
- a CDS encoding NAD(P)H-hydrate dehydratase yields MDDMGIDRTGRAELALLTTRQMALADRVAIAAGTPGIELMERAGRAVAEAVLGRVGRAGRVTLFCGPGNNGGDGFVAARLLRERGLAVRVVLPGDTHDIKGDAAVALDRWAGPVEPLSGFDAKQSDVFVDALFGAGLTRPLAGVFAEAAACLNGAGRPVIAVDIPSGVSGDTGRADGVAVRASETVTFFRLKPGHLLQPGRSLCGPVTIADIGIPARAALDAAGATAFRNDLALWLQAWPRHAVDTHKFRRGAVAVLAGGIAGVGAPRLSARAALRIGAGLATVLCEPEALPVHAARGPDALMQRAVADRAALEAFLGDRRISAILAGPALGLDRRAQDLVRVAIESDRPAVLDADALTALAGFSGGGARLLAARAAETVLTPHEGEFQRLFGREAAIDAEPSKLERARKAAALSGAVTIYKGADTVIAAPDGRAAINATGSPALATAGSGDVLAGLIAGLLAQGMPAFDAGCAAVWLHGLAGERLGMGLIADDLPEAITALLRDVLPA; encoded by the coding sequence ATGGACGACATGGGCATCGACAGGACGGGCAGGGCGGAACTCGCCCTGCTGACCACGCGGCAGATGGCACTGGCCGACCGTGTCGCGATCGCGGCGGGTACGCCCGGCATCGAACTGATGGAGCGTGCTGGCCGCGCGGTGGCGGAAGCCGTACTCGGGCGGGTCGGCCGAGCAGGGCGCGTCACGCTGTTCTGCGGGCCGGGCAACAATGGCGGCGACGGCTTCGTCGCGGCGCGCCTGCTGCGCGAACGGGGGCTCGCGGTTCGCGTCGTCCTGCCGGGTGATACGCATGACATCAAGGGCGACGCCGCCGTTGCGCTCGACCGCTGGGCCGGCCCGGTCGAGCCGTTGAGCGGGTTCGATGCTAAGCAGAGCGATGTCTTCGTCGATGCGTTGTTCGGGGCCGGCTTGACGCGCCCGCTCGCCGGGGTCTTCGCCGAAGCGGCCGCCTGTCTCAACGGCGCGGGGCGCCCGGTCATCGCAGTCGACATCCCGAGCGGCGTGTCCGGCGATACCGGCAGGGCGGATGGCGTCGCAGTCAGGGCGAGCGAGACCGTCACCTTCTTCAGGCTGAAGCCGGGGCACCTGCTCCAGCCGGGTCGGTCACTCTGCGGGCCGGTCACGATCGCCGATATCGGCATCCCCGCCCGGGCGGCGCTGGATGCGGCCGGCGCGACGGCTTTCCGCAACGACCTTGCGCTCTGGCTGCAGGCCTGGCCGAGGCACGCGGTCGACACGCATAAGTTCCGGCGCGGAGCGGTCGCCGTCCTGGCCGGCGGGATCGCCGGCGTCGGCGCGCCGCGGCTGAGCGCGCGCGCGGCGCTGCGGATCGGAGCCGGACTGGCGACAGTTCTCTGCGAGCCCGAAGCCCTGCCGGTTCACGCGGCGCGAGGGCCGGATGCGCTGATGCAGCGAGCGGTGGCCGATCGCGCGGCGCTGGAGGCCTTCCTCGGGGATCGTCGGATTTCGGCGATCCTCGCGGGGCCAGCGCTCGGCCTCGACCGGCGGGCACAGGACCTGGTGCGCGTCGCGATCGAGAGTGATCGGCCGGCGGTGCTCGATGCCGATGCCCTGACGGCGCTGGCGGGATTTTCCGGCGGTGGCGCGCGCCTGCTCGCAGCCCGCGCCGCCGAGACCGTGCTGACGCCGCATGAGGGCGAGTTCCAGCGCCTGTTCGGCAGAGAGGCGGCGATCGACGCGGAACCGTCCAAGCTCGAAAGGGCGCGGAAGGCGGCGGCATTATCCGGGGCGGTCACGATCTACAAGGGGGCCGATACGGTGATCGCCGCGCCGGACGGGCGTGCCGCCATCAACGCGACCGGATCGCCGGCACTGGCGACGGCAGGGTCGGGCGACGTGCTGGCCGGGCTGATCGCCGGACTCCTGGCACAGGGCATGCCGGCATTCGATGCCGGTTGCGCCGCCGTATGGCTGCACGGACTTGCCGGGGAGCGGCTGGGCATGGGGCTGATCGCCGACGATCTGCCGGAAGCGATTACGGCGCTCCTGCGCGACGTTCTGCCTGCCTGA
- a CDS encoding PRC-barrel domain-containing protein: MIRHHHFMLSTVGVAMLATAAMAQTSAPTPPSSTPAAPTATQPSASAPADTKAETNLAGQGKWRTSKLIGVDIYGPDDKKVGDITEVIVDKTGKVDMVTIGVGGFLGIGAKDVAVPFDQVNWSDQPMAAPAPAPAPAGSASSTGGGMASPPATAAAPKAPAMYPDHGKITMTKDQLKSAPSVTYSGT; the protein is encoded by the coding sequence ATGATCAGGCATCATCACTTCATGTTGTCCACCGTTGGTGTCGCGATGCTCGCCACGGCGGCCATGGCCCAGACCAGCGCGCCGACGCCGCCCTCCTCGACGCCCGCCGCGCCAACGGCGACCCAGCCGAGCGCCAGTGCTCCGGCCGACACCAAGGCCGAGACCAATCTGGCGGGCCAGGGCAAGTGGCGCACCAGCAAGCTGATCGGCGTCGATATCTACGGCCCCGACGACAAGAAGGTCGGCGACATCACCGAGGTCATCGTCGACAAGACCGGCAAGGTCGACATGGTCACGATCGGCGTCGGCGGCTTCCTGGGTATCGGAGCGAAGGACGTCGCCGTTCCGTTCGATCAGGTGAACTGGAGCGATCAGCCGATGGCCGCGCCGGCTCCGGCGCCTGCCCCGGCCGGCAGTGCCAGCAGCACCGGTGGCGGCATGGCCTCCCCGCCGGCGACCGCCGCGGCACCGAAGGCGCCGGCTATGTACCCGGACCACGGCAAGATCACCATGACCAAGGACCAACTCAAAAGCGCGCCGAGCGTGACCTATTCTGGTACCTGA
- a CDS encoding glycosyltransferase family 2 protein: MKIAIGIATAGRRAVLSETLAHLAEQSRLPDAVFVCPATPADLDEAAAGCLPIPVRCVEGRRGSCGQRNAILDAANDADIVVFLDDDYMPAQAFLAEAEALFGARPDVVAATGTVLADGIHGPGIGRDEAIRILASDPGEARATWPVYNAYGCNMLVRMAAVRTAAARFDENLPLYGWQEDVDFCRQLAPMGQIVHCTALRGVHLGSKRGRTSGLHFGYSQIANPIYLWRKGTMTSGKALRLMAGNVAANFLGSLREQPYVDRRGRLKGNGIALLDLMRARLNPQRILTFK; encoded by the coding sequence ATGAAGATCGCCATCGGCATCGCAACCGCCGGCCGGCGCGCCGTGCTGTCGGAGACGCTCGCGCATCTTGCGGAGCAGAGCCGCCTGCCCGATGCGGTCTTCGTCTGTCCGGCCACGCCGGCTGATCTCGACGAGGCGGCAGCGGGGTGTCTGCCCATCCCCGTTCGGTGCGTCGAGGGGCGGCGCGGCAGCTGCGGCCAGCGCAACGCGATCCTCGATGCTGCCAATGATGCCGACATCGTCGTCTTCCTCGACGACGACTACATGCCGGCGCAGGCCTTCCTGGCCGAGGCGGAGGCCTTGTTCGGAGCCAGACCGGATGTCGTCGCCGCGACCGGGACGGTCCTCGCCGACGGCATCCACGGCCCGGGGATCGGTCGCGATGAGGCGATCCGGATCCTGGCCTCCGATCCGGGCGAGGCGAGGGCGACCTGGCCGGTCTACAATGCCTATGGCTGCAACATGCTGGTGCGGATGGCGGCTGTGCGGACGGCGGCGGCGCGCTTCGACGAGAACCTGCCGCTCTATGGCTGGCAGGAGGATGTCGATTTCTGCCGCCAGCTCGCGCCCATGGGCCAGATCGTCCATTGCACGGCGCTCCGGGGCGTCCATCTCGGCAGCAAGCGCGGGCGGACATCGGGGTTGCATTTCGGCTATTCGCAGATCGCCAACCCGATCTATCTCTGGCGCAAGGGCACGATGACGTCCGGCAAGGCGCTGCGCCTGATGGCCGGAAACGTCGCGGCCAATTTCCTTGGCAGCCTGCGCGAGCAGCCTTATGTCGACCGCCGCGGCCGGCTGAAGGGCAACGGCATCGCGCTGCTTGACCTGATGCGGGCCCGATTGAACCCGCAGCGCATCCTCACATTCAAATAG
- a CDS encoding glycosyltransferase family 4 protein yields MRAVIISDFGSVNGGAAKVAIESARGLAEAGVQIVFACAIGPVSERLDHPLIHVERFPGEEIWQVGSKLAAARQGIWNAQAHAFLRKLLAGQPRGETLVHLHQWTKAFSPAAIAAAGDSGLPVAVTMHDYFSFCPVGGYFDFRANAVCRRRPMSPGCMTSNCDRASYLHKLVRVARQFGSDRAMRRLEAPLFIHVSDFARQFAEPFLPPQARHVVVENMMEAQRRPAVDAARNRHALFLGRFTQEKAADVLAMAARDADAPVRFVGEGPLASEIARLNPQAEIRGWVPAGQVFAEIAQARCLVLPSIWYEPGPLVIAEARSLGVPVVLARTTGPASWVIDAEDGILVDGGDVAGLSAALVRLKDDDCAGAMGAAAYRRYWADPLTMERHVRRTIESYRGLVGLGG; encoded by the coding sequence GTGCGCGCGGTCATCATCAGTGATTTCGGTTCGGTCAATGGCGGGGCCGCGAAGGTTGCGATCGAAAGCGCCCGCGGGCTGGCGGAAGCCGGCGTCCAAATCGTCTTCGCCTGCGCCATCGGCCCCGTCTCCGAGCGGCTCGACCATCCGTTGATCCATGTCGAGCGCTTCCCCGGCGAGGAGATCTGGCAGGTCGGCAGCAAGCTCGCGGCAGCCCGGCAGGGCATCTGGAACGCGCAGGCCCACGCGTTCCTGCGCAAGCTGCTCGCTGGCCAGCCACGCGGCGAAACGCTGGTGCATCTCCATCAATGGACCAAGGCGTTCAGTCCGGCGGCCATCGCGGCGGCCGGTGACAGCGGCCTGCCCGTTGCGGTCACCATGCACGACTACTTCTCGTTCTGTCCGGTCGGCGGCTATTTCGACTTCAGGGCCAATGCGGTCTGCCGGCGCCGGCCGATGTCGCCCGGCTGCATGACCAGCAATTGCGACCGCGCTTCCTATCTGCACAAGCTCGTCCGTGTCGCCCGACAATTCGGCTCGGACAGGGCGATGCGCCGCCTCGAAGCGCCGCTCTTCATCCATGTCAGCGATTTCGCGCGCCAGTTCGCCGAGCCTTTCCTGCCGCCGCAGGCGCGCCATGTCGTGGTCGAGAACATGATGGAGGCGCAGCGCCGGCCGGCCGTCGATGCGGCGCGCAACCGGCATGCCCTGTTCCTCGGACGGTTCACCCAGGAGAAGGCCGCCGATGTGCTGGCGATGGCGGCGCGTGATGCCGATGCGCCCGTGCGCTTCGTCGGCGAAGGCCCGCTGGCCAGCGAGATCGCACGGCTCAACCCGCAAGCCGAGATTCGCGGCTGGGTGCCAGCCGGGCAGGTCTTCGCCGAGATCGCGCAGGCGCGCTGCCTGGTGCTGCCTTCGATCTGGTACGAGCCCGGGCCGCTGGTGATTGCGGAGGCGCGGTCGCTCGGCGTGCCGGTCGTTCTGGCACGGACCACGGGGCCCGCGAGCTGGGTGATCGACGCAGAGGACGGCATCCTCGTCGATGGCGGGGATGTCGCGGGTCTTTCGGCCGCGCTCGTCCGGCTGAAGGATGACGACTGCGCGGGCGCGATGGGGGCGGCGGCCTATCGTCGCTACTGGGCCGATCCGCTGACGATGGAGCGGCACGTCCGGCGCACGATCGAGAGCTATCGTGGCCTCGTCGGCCTCGGCGGCTGA